In Candidatus Woesearchaeota archaeon, a single genomic region encodes these proteins:
- a CDS encoding type II secretion system F family protein has translation MMKQIAPVIVSYLPNLQQQLLMARMKKTAERYVAESLFTSIMIMGAVILLLLMLFKSYGVSLLLLFLLGPVIFVLVFFFLINIPFVYISQREKEINKNVLFAGRYLLVKVQSGEPLFGSLIGVAKSYGATGEVFNEIVQDIHFGAKIEDAIDKSIKNNPCRNLRKILWEISNSIKTGSDMTKSLSVILDGINEEYFTEIEKYGRKINSITLFYMVLAIIVPSLGITMLSIISSFVGIIIPLNVLYFIIFIIAFVQFMFISLYKSIRPAVLL, from the coding sequence ATGATGAAACAAATAGCGCCAGTCATAGTAAGTTATCTTCCAAATTTACAGCAGCAATTGTTAATGGCGCGGATGAAAAAAACAGCTGAAAGGTATGTGGCTGAAAGTCTATTCACTTCAATAATGATTATGGGTGCCGTAATTTTATTATTGCTGATGCTGTTCAAGTCTTATGGTGTCTCATTATTATTACTATTTTTATTAGGGCCGGTGATTTTTGTTTTAGTGTTTTTTTTTTTAATTAATATACCCTTTGTTTATATCTCTCAAAGAGAAAAAGAGATTAATAAGAACGTATTATTTGCCGGCAGGTATTTACTTGTTAAAGTGCAATCCGGTGAACCTTTATTTGGTTCGTTAATCGGTGTTGCCAAAAGTTATGGCGCAACAGGGGAAGTATTTAACGAGATAGTGCAGGACATACATTTCGGCGCAAAGATTGAAGACGCAATTGATAAATCCATTAAAAATAATCCTTGCCGAAATCTTAGAAAAATATTATGGGAAATTTCTAACTCTATCAAAACTGGTTCAGACATGACCAAAAGTTTAAGTGTTATTTTAGACGGAATTAATGAAGAATATTTCACAGAAATTGAAAAGTATGGAAGAAAAATAAATTCTATCACTCTTTTTTATATGGTGCTTGCGATTATTGTGCCATCGCTTGGAATTACAATGCTGTCTATTATATCAAGTTTTGTCGGGATAATAATCCCGTTAAACGTGTTATATTTCATTATATTTATTATAGCATTTGTGCAGTTTATGTTTATATCATTATATAAATCAATCAGGCCGGCAGTATTATTATAA
- a CDS encoding type II secretion system F family protein — MKNTKKWGDYFILAEDFGKAFIPDFVRPIFRRYLEKAGIYKIPYTIFGVMFYISVIITGLLFAYLWPIYFVGLGLLKTLAYTFIFIFVTELILALVMMGIVYVYIDVQIFQRTKEMEDVLADFLSIFNDNLKTGMTLDKALWRAIKPEFGVLSNEIKIAAKRVMTGDDIVSALEDFVNKYDSITLRRAFSLITESMRGGGEISYVIDKVIDDIKKTTALKERMIANTISYTIFITAIVLGIAPSLFSLSYYLLSMIDTFSKNILSTATLSSVMGKISIAIALPDFITFSRLALMTIAFFAAMIVSIINKGDIRGGIKYIPMYVFGAYIIYSILMVLFGWVFSSFVGSL; from the coding sequence ATGAAAAATACAAAAAAATGGGGGGATTATTTTATCCTTGCAGAGGATTTTGGTAAAGCGTTTATTCCTGATTTTGTTAGGCCCATTTTTAGGCGTTATCTTGAAAAGGCTGGTATCTATAAAATTCCCTATACAATATTCGGAGTAATGTTTTACATAAGTGTGATTATTACCGGATTATTATTTGCATATCTTTGGCCAATATATTTTGTTGGGTTGGGCTTATTAAAAACATTAGCATATACATTCATTTTTATTTTTGTTACTGAACTTATTTTAGCATTAGTTATGATGGGTATTGTTTATGTGTATATTGATGTTCAAATATTTCAAAGAACCAAAGAAATGGAAGACGTGCTTGCTGATTTTTTATCCATTTTTAATGACAACTTAAAAACGGGCATGACGCTGGATAAGGCGTTATGGAGAGCGATTAAGCCTGAATTCGGGGTGCTTTCAAATGAGATCAAGATTGCGGCAAAACGCGTTATGACCGGTGACGATATTGTAAGCGCGCTTGAAGATTTTGTAAATAAGTATGACTCTATTACATTAAGACGGGCTTTTTCATTGATAACTGAAAGTATGCGTGGAGGGGGAGAAATTTCGTATGTGATTGATAAAGTGATTGATGACATTAAAAAGACTACTGCTTTAAAGGAAAGAATGATTGCAAATACTATTAGTTATACCATATTTATTACTGCCATTGTTTTAGGCATTGCCCCATCACTTTTCTCGTTATCATATTATCTGCTTTCAATGATTGACACTTTTTCAAAAAATATATTATCAACTGCTACGCTGTCTTCTGTAATGGGAAAAATCAGCATTGCAATTGCTTTGCCGGATTTTATTACTTTTTCACGTTTAGCTTTAATGACAATTGCGTTTTTTGCGGCGATGATAGTTTCTATTATAAATAAAGGAGACATTCGTGGCGGGATAAAGTATATCCCTATGTATGTTTTTGGGGCTTATATTATATACAGCATATTAATGGTTTTGTTTGGTTGGGTATTCTCTTCATTTGTAG